One Pseudomonadota bacterium genomic region harbors:
- a CDS encoding peptidase S13, whose translation AMLKILEKFKPYAELLPTRHDIRMKSGNLQGIYAYAGYFEARGQLDPFVVILNQQRNTRDKILNNLKKVHESSEQ comes from the coding sequence GCCATGCTTAAAATCTTAGAAAAGTTTAAACCTTATGCCGAGCTGCTGCCGACCAGGCATGACATTCGGATGAAATCGGGAAATCTGCAAGGCATCTACGCCTATGCCGGATATTTTGAAGCCAGAGGCCAACTCGATCCCTTTGTGGTGATCCTCAACCAGCAGCGAAACACCCGCGATAAAATACTCAATAATCTCAAAAAGGTACATGAGTCGTCAGAACAAT